In Oryza sativa Japonica Group chromosome 2, ASM3414082v1, the following are encoded in one genomic region:
- the LOC4330866 gene encoding separase isoform X2, giving the protein MEAAAADLLAALSSPSSQSGLTSRFAAYLEPFSPYLPTLNPSAKPPAKRTAKQRKQQPPPPPPDAATVRPLAKRFLPFLCRALQVLPLLLRPNPSSGDAGCTDELLDVYALLLDCLAVISACLAGKPYSVLLQRGRFVCCLESRGHYARAEADAAATLDSLRSVLSVPTASKSRRAATASFASLLPDPGISGEAGADPEVTILAIELTVCFANCASKCKVKEAAPYERVVSLVDQLQPWLRILAEDVSRKYLTLLVNALSRCAILLVAEYSVFNTNLVCEFCRATLGECMKAQTIERLPAVARKICSSVDVSWGGGTQLLLDVLKTVVGSAACLKADLPRAVNGLVEFVAYFSRSFVSSNWDLSVGAAELIYEQGGYFSEVSSTPATASVLILYAIGLYCSAQQIENRERPHKSTDFLNDEKHLQTLKSALATLAHLFCFANGRSIPLDTMGKASSSSMQPGHSNKKNSLSHSDDHISFVAYLDSLEFLCKILSQYVNAVWKNFSEGITPNYSINMTYVLTALHQFINSSIAAYSCTEMPEGDKDKQHEQHGTLLRALVSAMKVSFITNEVQKSVSFIKCAISSTWIKLDEIKFLMSSLGNIGVTLYNIGHLDEAPKALELCCQTVWVYARLSYHRLSASQDEQRIIEDIPKDTLKDISMDAFAKITKMVDILHRCGVKIIPDIIVKSLSELLANDSTSEFLNSSLVLIKLWVKITHKDAKDDESVDSAPLLYHSLMGCTPPLPTKLVGLILEQELLAYALVESRGTMFCVEMQKRITNILLNKIYCSKEYYLERSRVLVRKARVLRTCGVQSISSCLESLSEAISLLRDIPLDSSQGNAPAIHQLAIAYCLHAHCAQEANLGAEVIFDSAQNVFGLWSKIKTFGYYSPGMISQQPSENLVPLLCSLVDLLAMKGCFELQFDLCKLMIIIWKQENLPPEKLFSMLFTNGRLHHACCHLPMDQQFISIAEHHLDVDCHSTEFWRNCFKGDHPSLCMFLQRLWPIDSFISTTCEPSFRREFGFGGSVHEVDSVASSLVSDATVNDQSTFLAGYLYFDLSERLLSRGELFQAFSYGKEALHLRKKLLRKKFKFNFGKFTSGEAQCSGGQNSVSLEAWGSTITEIWPDSTRSTGTRDSFLTPWTVLQCYLDSILQVALLHELIGNGAEAEVLLRTGKDISQFQGLPVFGVLFASALGQIYRKRQQWDTAEGELKYARDLLAQNATFISCKLCKLTLDISLDVQAGDLFWSLYEKDFQKQSAGNLSNALGMYQSALDKLNGTKLESPVDSYDKLKTTCIICSKYGKEPLAANDGVLPSCTVCANFSQASGDHSNEFTALKFLKHKDSECCPPLDVKVKRTTRNSSRLAKEQNVEAHVKTRTRSSKRTAHMKGEKASTELHCKNGLSCSDNLSTDTLVRGKANCILDGVDQSIDYTCSIFGCWNCLFVNTLNSGSIQNILQFRWDCVWHHNHVSILLKIAKALGAHGGLHGAHKIHNIYWQCISLLYFRSLPQDCYRTYEHNLFGLIMDQSTGDFLISERAEILYSMSLFLLKGFLSEQSRDICCRFCSVQMSDVVPWLLKAFVLSRENPSLFQEVCRLLACIFLLATIDSTAQLPLYSSGSLSLNHWAAYFHQNSVGTYLDCQYFAGLKSLLRKNDSKAALEDFSNASDESLSKFFRFSSADIGHLEIHIKEFFHKLPDVPIVCISMLEGDFVNVLGEILLLPSYFPAWMMLSRFDSTNKPITMLLPVDAISKETQHEDSCTKELDNLMRATDKNWQCPWGYTIIDYVAPTFRKILEENFISLSSATLTLNDGQANHVKWWSHRMKLNNHLDKMLKDMEESWLGPWKCLLLGYDLTDQHIEEALTNLIAGLESEFKFEVNPVLIKVILGGAMSVDEVQDCVSQLISYKGYFGRGGCCGKDRLRALSSCCIESEALETVECLIKSTVNELIEPVDRDPVIFVLDTNVQMLPWENLPALRNQEIYRMPSIGSVFLALTRSNNYWKDARVIAPPFPVIDPFNAFYLLNPSGDLSSTQEEFDQMFKNYEWKGKAGYAPTAEELVLALRNHDLFLYFGHGSGTQYVSGKEIEKLDNCAAALLMGCSSGTLRCKGCYAPQGAPLSYLSAGSPAVIANLWDVSDKDIDRFSKALLGSWLQENFVAAKNCSKCCQLTREFESMTIAVEGNGRPRRRGTRGKKSERMNNCSKRCTCGNRRVASYLSEARRACRLPLMIGGSPVCYGVPTIIRKK; this is encoded by the exons atggaggccgccgccgccgacctcctcgccgcgctctcctccccgtcctccCAATCCGGCCTGACCTCCCGCTTCGCCGCCTACCTCGAGCCCTTCTCCCCCTACCTACCCACGCTAAACCCTAGCGCCAAACCGCCGGCGAAGAGGACGGCGAAGCAGCGcaagcagcagccgccgccgccgccacccgacGCGGCCACGGTCCGCCCGCTCGCTAAGCGGTTCCTCCCCTTCCTGTGCCGCGCGCTCCAGGTACTCCCGCTGCTACTCCGCCCCAACCCTAGCTCAGGCGACGCCGGGTGCACCGACGAGCTGCTCGACGTTTACGCCCTCCTCCTTGACTGCCTCGCGGTCATATCGGCGTGCCTCGCCGGGAAGCCCTACTCCGTGCTGCTCCAGCGCGGCCGATTCGTGTGCTGCCTCGAGTCGCGCGGACACTACGCACGCGCCGAGGCGGACGCTGCTGCCACTCTGGATTCGCTTCGGTCTGTGCTGTCAGTGCCGACGGCCTCAAAGTCTCGCCGTGCTGCGACTGCGAGTTTTGCTTCCCTCCTTCCTGATCCTGGCATCTCAGGGGAGGCTGGTGCGGACCCTGAAGTCACCATCCTCGCGATTGAGCTCACCGTGTGCTTTGCTAATTGTGCCAGCAAGTGCAAGGTGAAGGAAGCTGCCCCATACGAACGGGTTGTCAGCCTTGTTGACCAACTCCAGCCATGGCTTCG GATTCTGGCTGAGGATGTCAGCAGGAAGTATCTGACACTGCTTGTGAATGCATTAAGTCGCTGTGCCATTCTCTTGGTTGCTGAATATTCAGTGTTCAATACCAACCTTGTGTGTGAATTCTGTCGTGCAACCTTGGGGGAGTGTATGAAGGCGCAAACTATTGAACGCTTGCCGGCA GTTGCTCGCAAGATTTGTTCATCTGTAGATGTGAGTTGGGGTGGGGGCACTCAGCTTTTGCTTGATGTCTTAAAGACCGTTGTTGGGTCTGCTGCATGTCTAAAG GCTGACTTACCAAGGGCTGTAAATGGGCTTGTAGAATTTGTAGCATATTTTTCTCGAAGCTTTGTTTCTTCAAATTGGGATTTATCTGTTGGTGCTGCTGAGCTAATTTATGAACAAGGTGGTTATTTCTCTGAG GTTTCCTCAACCCCTGCAACTGCCTCAGTACTTATTCTTTATGCCATTGGATTATACTGTAGTGCTCAGCAAATTGAAAATAGAGAGCGGCCTCATAAATCCACAGATTTTCTTAATGATGAAAAGCATCTACAAACTTTAAAGAGTGCCCTTGCCACACTGGCACATCTTTTTTGTTTTGCCAATGGTAGATCCATTCCACTTGATACTATGGGTAAAGCTTCTAGTTCATCAATGCAGCCTGGGCATTCTAATAAGAAGAACAGTTTGTCTCACTCTGATGACCATATATCTTTTGTGGCATACCTGGATTCGCTAGAGTTTCTTTGCAAGATATTATCACAGTACGTGAATGCAGTTTGGAAGAACTTCTCTGAAGGAATAACACCCAATTATTCTATAAACATGACCTATGTGTTAACAGCACTGCATCAGTTTATCAATTCCAGCATTGCAGCTTATAG CTGTACAGAAATGCCTGAAGGAGACAAGGATAAACAGCATGAACAACATGGAACCTTGCTGAGAGCCCTAGTTTCAGCAATGAAAGTTTCTTTTATTACCAATGAAG TCCAGAAGAGCGTGTCCTTCATCAAATGTGCCATTTCAAGTACATGGATAAAACTTGATGAGATCAAATTTCTCATGTCCTCACTTGGTAACATCGGTGTGACGCTTTACAATATTGGACATTTGGATGAG GCACCAAAGGCTTTAGAGCTATGTTGTCAAACAGTATGGGTGTATGCCAGGCTTTCTTACCATAGACTATCTGCAAGCCAGGACGAACAGAGAATTATTGAGGATATACCGAAAGATACATTGAAGGACATCAGTATGGATGCGTTTGCTAAGATTACCAAGATGGTTGACATTCTCCATAGATGTGGAGTAAAAATAATACCTGATATTATTGTGAAGAGCTTGTCTGAATTGCTGGCTAATGATAGCACATCCGAATTTTTGAACAGTTCATTAGTCCTCATCAAGTTGTGGGTTAAG ATAACACACAAAGATGCTAAGGATGATGAAAGTGTTGATAGTGCTCCCCTTCTGTACCACTCTCTTATGGGTTGTACACCTCCTTTGCCTACAAAGTTGGTAGGCTTAATTTTAGAGCAG GAATTATTGGCTTATGCATTAGTTGAATCTCGAGGCACTATGTTTTGTGTAGAAATGCAAAAGAGGATCACAAACATTCTGTTGAATAAAATATACTGTTCAAAGGAGTATTATTTGGAGAGATCGAGGGTCCTTGTTAGAAAGGCACGTGTGCTTCGTACATGTGGAGTGCAAAGTATAAGCAGCTGCCTTGAGTCTTTATCTGAAGCCATATCTTTACTG CGAGACATCCCACTGGATTCATCTCAAGGCAATGCACCTGCAATCCATCAATTAGCTATTGCATACTGCCTGCATGCACATTGTGCGCAGGAAGCCAATCTTGGTGCGGAG GTAATCTTTGATAGCGCTCAGAATGTATTTGGCCTGTGGTCAAAGATCAAAACTTTTGGTTACTATTCTCCTGGTATGATATCTCAGCAGCCATCAGAAAATCTTGTACCACTTCTTTGTTCTTTGGTTGATTTGTTGGCAATGAAG GGCTGCTTTGAGCTTCAATTTGATCTGTGCAAGCTTATGATAATTATATGGAAGCAAGAAAACTTACCCCCTGAAAAGTTATTTTCCATGCTATTTACCAATGGGCGCCTCCATCATGCGTGTTGTCATCTCCCAATGGACCAACAATTTATTTCAATTGCAGAGCATCATCTTGATGTTGATTGCCATAGTACAGAATTTTGGAGAAACTGTTTTAAAGGAGACCATCCTTCTCTTTGTATGTTTCTCCAGAGATTGTGGCCTATTGATTCCTTTATTTCTACGACATGTGAACCTTCCTTTCGAAGGGAATTTGGTTTCGGTGGTAGTGTTCATGAGGTTGATAGTGTCGCATCATCTTTGGTTTCTGAT GCTACTGTAAATGATCAATCAACCTTTCTAGCTGGCTATCTGTACTTTGATTTATCAGAAAGACTTCTATCAAGAGGAGAACTTTTCCAG GCCTTTTCATACGGAAAAGAGGCCTTGCATTTACGCAAGAAGCTCCTAAGaaagaaattcaaattcaattttggCAAGTTTACAAGTGGGGAAGCTCAATGTTCTGGAGGGCAAAACTCTGTTTCACTTGAAGCATGGGGATCAacaataactgaaatttggccAGATTCTACCAGATCAACTGGAACAAGAGATTCTTTCCTTACTCCTTGGACTGTACTCCAGTGCTATCTTGATAGCATTTTGCAG GTTGCTTTGCTGCATGAATTGATTGGTAATGGTGCCGAAGCAGAAGTTTTGTTACGAACAGGAAAGGATATATCACAATTTCAAGGATTGCCGGTTTTTGGTGTCCTTTTCGCATCAGCTTTAG GTCAAATATACCGCAAGAGACAGCAATGGGACACCGCAGAGGGCGAGCTTAAATATGCCAGGGATCTTCTTGCACAAAATGCTACATTCATTTCGTGCAAGCTCTGCAAGTTAACTCTGGATATATCACTTGATGTGCAAGCTGGAGATCTATTTTGGAGTCTATATGAGAAAGACTTTCAGAAACAGTCAGCAGGCAATTTGTCTAATGCTCTAGGCATGTATCAGTCTGCCCTGGATAAACTGAACGGCACCAAATTGGAATCTCCTGTTGACTCATATGATAAGCTTAAAACTACTTGCATTATCTGCAGCAAATATGGGAAAGAACCATTAGCTGCAAATGATGGAGTGTTACCTTCATGTACTGTATGTGCAAATTTTAGTCAGGCTTCCGGTGATCACTCGAATGAGTTTACGGCATTAAAATTTCTGAAACATAAGGATTCTGAATGTTGTCCACCATTGGATGTTAAAGTTAAAAGGACAACCAGAAATTCATCACGTTTAGCTAAAGAACAGAATGTGGAAGCTCATGTAAAAACTAGGACGCGCTCTAGTAAGCGAACTGCTCATATGAAAGGTGAAAAGGCTTCAACTGAGCTACACTGTAAGAATGGCCTATCTTGCAGCGATAATCTGTCCACAGATACTTTGGTCCGTGGAAAAGCAAACTGTATCCTTGATGGCGTTGACCAGAGCATAGATTACACATGCAGTATATTTGGATGTTGGAATTGCCTTTTTGTGAATACACTCAACTCTGGGTCCATCCAGAATATTTTGCAATTCAGATGGGATTGTGTTTGGCATCACAACCATGTGTCTATCCTGTTAAAAATAG CAAAAGCCTTGGGTGCTCATGGAGGATTGCATGGAGCTCATAAAATTCATAATATCTATTGGCAGTGCATATCATTGTTGTACTTTAGATCCCTTCCTCAGGATTGTTATAGAACTTATGAGCATAATTTATTTGGACTAATCATGGATCAGAGCACTGGTGATTTTCTTATTTCAGAGAGGGCAGAAATATTATATAGTATGAGTTTGTTTTTGCTCAAGGGCTTCCTTTCAGAACAGTCAAG GGACATATGCTGCCGCTTCTGCAGTGTACAAATGTCTGATGTTGTTCCTTGGTTGCTGAAAGCTTTTGTGCTGTCCAGAGAGAATCCCTCACTTTTTCAGGAG GTTTGCAGGCTACTTGCATGTATATTCTTACTTGCAACGATTGATTCCACGGCTCAATTACCTTTATACTCCAGTGGATCTCTCTCTTTGAATCATTGGGCTGCATACTTTCATCAGAATTCTGTTGGAACCTATCTCGATTGCCAGTACTTTGCTGGCTTAAAATCATTACTCAGAAAAAATGACTCGAAG GCCGCTCTTGAAGATTTTTCAAATGCGTCAGATGAGAGTCTCTCAAAGTTTTTCAG GTTTTCATCAGCAGACATAGGACATCTTGAGATACATATAAAAGAATTCTTCCATAAGCTTCCTGATGTACCAATTGTGTGCATTAGCATGCTTGAAGGTGATTTTGTGAATGTTCTTGGGGAAATTCTTCTTCTCCCTTCTTATTTTCCTGCTTGGATGATGCTTTCGAGGTTTGATTCAACAAACAAACCTATTACAATGCTTTTGCCAGTGGATGCTATTTCTAAAG AAACCCAACATGAAGATTCCTGTACCAAAGAACTGGACAATCTAATGAGAGCCACAGATAAGAATTGGCAGTGCCCTTGGGGCTACACTATAATAGACTACGTGGCTCCTACTTTTAGAAAGATACTTGAGGAGAACTTTATTTCCCTCTCTAGTGCAACCCTCACTCTGAATGATGGACAAGCAAACCATGTAAAGTGGTGGTCACATAGAATGAAGCTCAACAACCACCTTGATAAGATGCTGAA AGACATGGAGGAATCATGGCTGGGGCCATGGAAATGCCTTCTCTTGGGGTATGATTTAACTGACCAACACATTGAGGAAGCTCTGACAAACCTGATTGCTGGTCTGGAAtcagaattcaaatttgaagtaaatccaGTGCTCATCAAGGTCATCCTTGGTGGTGCTATGTCAGTGGATGAAGTGCAGGACTGTGTTTCCCAACTTATATCGTATAAAGGATATTTTGGCCGAGGAGGGTGTTGTGGGAAAGACAGACTTAGAGCCTTATCTTCTTGCTGTATTGAGTCTGAAGCTCTGGAGACAGTCGAATGCTTAATAAAAAGTACAGTGAATGAGCTGATTGAACCAGTTGATAGAGATCCAGTCATTTTTGTTCTGGACACTAATGTGCAG ATGCTTCCTTGGGAAAACTTGCCTGCACTAAGGAATCAAGAAATTTATCGCATGCCATCAATTGGAAGTGTCTTTCTAGCTTTGACTAGAAGTAATAATTATTGGAAAGATGCCCGTGTTATAGCTCCTCCTTTTCCTGTCATTGACCCTTTCAACGCATTTTATCTGTTGAATCCTAGTGGAGACCTGAGCAGTACACAAGAAGAATTTGATCAGATGTTTAAGAACTACGAATGGAAG GGAAAGGCTGGGTATGCTCCAACAGCTGAAGAGCTGGTGTTGGCCTTGAGGAATCATGATCTTTTCCTTTATTTTGGTCATGGAAGTG